The sequence below is a genomic window from Lolium perenne isolate Kyuss_39 chromosome 4, Kyuss_2.0, whole genome shotgun sequence.
GCATCACAGACTGCTAAGGTTTTATTACTAGATGATGTAGGAAGCTTATGACGATTGATGACATGGCTGACTATGGGGGATGCAGGATGACCAAGCCGTGCATGCCAATGAGCCGATGACACGCGCACACCACTGAAGACCTCCGGGTCGGGTGACCCAGACGCCGGCGCCTCCAGCGCATAGAGGCCCTGATGGACCCGACCTCTAAGCAGAACCTCCCGTGTGACTCGGTCCTTAATGAGAAGATGAAAGGGATGAAACTCACAAAAAACATCATTATCATAAGTAAACTTACGAACAGATAATAAATTGCGAGTAACATGTGGAACACAAAGAACATTACGAAGATGGAGTCTACGGGAGATGCTAGAAAGGAGAGATGCCTGGCCAACATGAGTGATGGGCATACCTGAACCATCGGCGGTGCGGACCTTGTCATGCCCACGGTAGGGCTCCTGCGAGTTGAGCTTGGCCATCTCACTAGTCATGTGATCCGTCGCACCGGTGTCGAAGTACCAGGTGGGATCAACTGAGTAAGATGGCGTATAGCCCGAGTAGTTGCCCGAGTAGCTGTCGGCGATGGCGGCCTGCTTCTCGTTACCACGGCCGTCGTTGCCAATGCCGAGGAAGTCACGTTTGAACCGGCGGTGACACTTGGATGCCATATGGCCCTGAATACCGCACAGCTGGCAGGTGGGGCGAGGGCGACCGCCGGTGTTTGGCTGAGCAGGGGCGCGCGGTTGCCACTGGCCGCCTCCTCCAGCGGGCGGACCAGATGGCGGGCGAGGCGCAGGCGCAGGCGTGCGGCTGCCACTGGGGGCGCCACGGTGCGCTGCGTGTGCAGCAGCATGATCCGTGATCGGAGTGGTGCGGCGCTCCTCGATGCGACGCTCGGTGTAGATCAGGCGGGAGTAGAGGTCCCGCTGCTGTATCGGGGTGTCCCGGCCGTTGACGTGCTCGACGAGGTTGTCGTAGTCGCTGTCGAGGCCATGAAGAACGTACTCCGTGAACTCCTCATCGCGAAGCGGCTGCCCAATGGACGTCAGTGTGTCCGAGAGGGTCTTCACCTTGTTGAAGTAGTCGTGCGCAGAGGAGTCGAGCTTCTTGCAATCACCGAGTTGACGCCGAAGAGCCGTGCCGCGAGCAGTAGACTGCTGAGAGAACGTGTGCTCGAGTGTGCTCCATATGTCAAAGGAGGACGAGGCGAAGAGAACCAGGCCGACAACACTCTCCGTCAAGGACGACTGCAACGCGGAGACTATGGCCTGGTCCTGGGCAACCCAGGTACGGTGGAGGGGGTTCGGCACAGCCACCCTCGTCCCATCCGCAAGAAACGCCGCGACCGTGCGCGGCGGGCAGGCGAAGCTTCCATCCACGTAGCCATCGAGATAGCGGCTGCGGAGGAGCGGCAGGATCTGAGCACGCCAGTACAGGTAGTTGTCCTGCGTGAGGCGTACGGTGATGAGATTCGCCAGTTGTTGAGCAGTCGGGACAGCAGCACCATCGGCAGGGGCCGGGGCATCAGGCACCGCTGTGACGTGGGGCGGAACCGGAGCATCCTGAGGCGCGGCAAACCCCGGTAATTGCGGGATCGGCGGGCCAGATAGGTTGGTCGGCAGCGCCGTGTAGGGCACCAGGGGGGGCGAAGGCGCAAACGACGGTGGCGGAGGCGGGAAGGATGGCGACGTCACCGAtggagccggcggcggcgggaagaAACCGCCAGAGAACGCCGCAGTACCGAGGTGCTGAGGGCGTGACGAGATCGCCGATGGGGCCATCTGGCTGGTGGCGGTGTTGGCGAGCAGAGCCGCCAGCGACGGCGGGATGAGAGGGGCCGTCGATGCAGGGACGGTGGCAGGGAGCGCAGGCGAGGAGGAAGCCGATGCCCCAGACTCAGTCATGACGGCGGCCGGAGAGggtgagcggcggcggcggccgatgagagggggcggcggctagggtaggATTCGTTGACCtagtctgataccatgttaaacgTAGAGACACaggttgtttgggtgggattggCTCAACACTCTGGGGCGTGGCCTACCTCAATATATATATGGGTACCAAGAAGTACGTACAGGTTACAGATTACATATACAGGATATACAGTCTAACAAGCATATGATTGAATCAAGACCCCACGCGTGCAACCTTTCAATAATCAAACTCAAACATCGATTAGGACCTTGACATATGACGGAAGATAATTAAGTTGGTGTCCATATCATTGTTATACGCTAGCTGCATGTAACTGATGATCCATGGCCCATCATCATAACATATATAATTGAGATGGATCAAGTAAGTTGTGACAGAAGCGGTCCCTTTCTAGCAAACAACGGAAAGGAAAGACGCACAGTACATAAAACATCAACACATGCACACACATGTACGCCCGCGCCCACAAGGTCAGAGATTCAGAATACACAAAAAAGCTTGCTTGACGTCGTACAAAGGTAGGACATGTAGGAGAAAGAATGAGATTTGTACATATAAAAGTGAGCTTTGGAGCCCGGCCTTGATCCTTCCAGGGGACGGACTAATGAATTAAGGAAGAGCAGCCACCACGCAAGGACGGATGCTTGCACTATTTGCGCTCCTTGTTTTCTCCCTGTTGGCATGACGCATGATTTGGGCCTACGACTCTTGTGGTCTTGCATAGCCGATCTCATTTTAAAACCAAGCAGAGGTTTACTTAAACCTAGCTAGCTAGCCCCCTGGAAAGCGTGAACTTGCTCCAACATAGTCCAACTGCACCAAGTAAAAAACAGAATCCGCAACCGAAAAGGCTACCAATCCTTAACTCTTCATCTGGTTGGAGCACTAACCCGTCTTTGATCCCGCCGCAaccaaacagcagaaaacatcaaaagTGACCTCAACCCCTACATGCTATGTGGTTAGCTTCATTTTAACTACGAAATCAAGGACGGGGAGTTGGAATCACTGGTTCGATCGCACCGCCACGCATATACTTATGCATATCGAATCGCCTTAATTTGGTGATCAGCTAGCTAGCAGCTCCCGTCCCAATCCGAGATCGTCCATGACATCAAACAAGGCAACGATAAACATTGGGGAACAAGGCGGAAGGCGACAAGGAGAGCGCCAGCCAGCAACCCCCGGCCCTCTCTCCATCGatcggaaaaaagaaaagaaaaccatCAGTTCCAGGGCAAGGGTTAGAGGACAAAGACCACCACGAAATCCTATATGACCATATTCCCCTCGTCGATCTCGCGCCAAGCGCTACCCTCCAGGCACCCTTTGTACTACCTCGCTGGCCTTACTCTCCAACCCCAAAACTTTTAAAAGTGGCACCTCACATCCAATCACCAAACCTCCCTACCACTAACACACTGCATGCACCACACCACACCACACCCTACCCCCCTCCAAGGCATTTTCCCTCTTGGACTTTCCACCCCTCAACCTGATTCCCTTTCTCAAATTGCTTCAATTGCCAACAACGTACACGAATTAAGTGGGCTTGGATTGGATCCGATCCGTTGGATATATAGTTGAGTTGGCACAGAAACACATGCAGTCAGTATGAATCATGAGTAGTGAGTGAGAGATAGTGAGCAAGAGGACAACACATATGTAAACCCCGTCCTCCGCCCTACGTATATATATATACCCCGCCTTGCTCCCTCCAACCTCCCCCCAACCAGTGATCGCTCCATTTGCAGCTTGCTAGCTTAGCTCCAACCAAATACCATCACACACTGACCTACCTAGCCACCTAGCTCCCTTACTAGTAAGTTAAGATAGTAGTCCTTTGCAACAAGAAGCACTTGCTGATTCTTAGCAACAATCTCGATCGATCGCCGATGAGAAGGCAGGGCGGCAATGAGGCTTCCCCCGCGATCATCCACACGTCTTCCATCGCTCTTCTCCAGGAGAGGTTCAGGAACCTGCAGAGGGTCAAGGAGATGAGGGAAGGGAGGGAGCTGCAGAGGGTACACCACCATTCCGGCGATGCCACCGACCCTAATCGTGACGGGTCCCCGTTGGCGCCGGCGCCTCTGATCAACCACAGCCTACAGGCGGTGGCCAACGGCGACGAGCAGCCGAGGTGGTTCTTGCACCCGGACCTGGTGCGGCCGTCGAGGCCTCTGCACGGCGCGGCGGGGTACAGCGGGCACGGAGGCGCCGTCCAGGTGTCGCAGCccgtggcggcgacggcggcgagccCGTGGGGTGACGTGCCCAGAATGCAGAGTTCAGGCTATAGGGGTGATGTAGACGTTGACACCTCGCTTCATCTGTAATCATATTCTACGTATGTATGGCGTCCCTGCCGTTCTTTCGTTATTTTGTACGGCTTGTAAGCTCCGGACTTATTTGCAGTACTACTTACTTCGTGGGGTTACTTTGAGGTCTCCTACATACTTACGACGACTCTACCTGAATCTTCAAGGGGCATCCTTGTTAATTATAGCATGCCTAGTAGATGGTCGATGTTGACACATCCCTCAGAACACAACTTCAATCACTGGCTGACTAGAATACCAATAGACTAATGTGGACAGATAGAAACACAACGCTAGTTACAGAAGTACATTTTGAGTAAAGTTTACACGCGGTATTTTTGTATATCAATATTATATTAGTATTTGGAAGAATACACATTAACGACTGCCAAAATTTGTGAAAACCAGAGTGACTATCTCAAAGTAACAGAGACACTACAGAGTATATATACACCTACTTCCACCTTATCGAAAAAATACACCTACTTCCAGAAGCTTGGACTATACATCTCATGTAGAGAGAAAATAAAAGATGAGAAAGACACATCTGTACACGGACATTATTTAGACTAGATATGTGCATTTTTAACCTGCAATATGATGAGAAGATATCACATGCATTATTTAGATTAACATCTTGTTAACTATATATGCTCGCATGCTTAACCTGCAGTGGTATGGCGATCGAGGAGAGACATCACATGCATCACGCACGGCCTACCAGTACTGGCACGACACTTTAAGAATGTGCTGGCTCTTTGTCAGAAACAGAAGTAGATCACGGACAGTGCGTGCGATCGAAGTGGCCAGTTCAACTGGCGATGGTATTCAATATGGCGTGCCCAAACCGTGATCTCATCAATTTTCAAGAATAGGAACCAGAAGTTCAAAAGGTGGAAAGATTCGTATACTGTGCAACACATTGGCATACAAAAAATAGAACACGAACAATCAAGCTCAACCGTGCTGAAGTTAGAGATGCAAGTGGGATCCCTGCAAAATCTCCCTTCTACTAGTTCCGTTTTGTGGCTTCTAGTTCAAAATTTGTACTAGAAATAACATAATGAAAACATGTAAAGCACTCAATGAAAAACATCTTCAAAGTACAACACTAGAAGTGGAATTTCAGTGTGATCCCGCTTGACTTCAGTAGCCAAAGCATATACAACACTCGGTGAAAACATATGCTCCATTTGATCGCTGATTTAGTACAACAATGACACTTGATATGGATCAGGGAGTAGATAATGTAACTATTTCTCGCGCATAGAATCCTCGAATCATGTGGCCTAGCTCTGTTCGTCGTTATCGTGTCTCTTGCGCCAGCACTACTACTCCTCCTAGATATTGACCGGTGTCGAAACAAACAAGGCGTCTGATGAAGCGGTACGTGGCAGGTCTCAGGAGCAGCGCCAGTGCGCCACGTGACGCCCGCCGTGGTTCGGCCAATGGCGGCGCGGCAGAGAGATTTCAGTGAGAGCGTGCATTGCTGCAGCGTTCATCATTCCTCCCTTCCCTTTTCCTGCCTCATCGTATGCTTAATATTGGACTGAACAGAGACGCAGAAGGACCACGGTACAAGTTCAGAACTTCAGAAGTTCACAGACTCTTTCAATGCAGATCACGAGTATCCCCACCCGCTCGTAATTAACCGTGCGTGTGTTCGTGTGCAGTCAGTCAGTCAAGCTAGGCAGAACTGAACTGAAAAGGCTAGTGCATGCCGATGGTAGTACAACAATGCAGGGACAGTCGGGCTAGTTCCAGTGTTCAATGTACTGCTCACTCTTTGGAACTCATGTGCCTTGGAGCCCTCAAAAGCTTACGGTGGTGGTGAGAGTAAATAAATGGCCCCAACTAGGCAGAAGCCGACTACGGAGAGAAATCTTTTACAAACCGGGCTCCCTCCACTGTCAGCACTCTTCACTAATACTCTGCCCATCTATTCTTTTCTTGGGGTTGAACAGTGACAGCACTCTTGAGATTTTATCTTTCCAACCGATCACCGGAAAACTAGAGTGACCAAGATCTCGACTCCCTTTCTGTTCAGTTTCAACAAAATCTAGTTATACATTGCGTCGCACACCAGCCGTCTGTGCACAAATTGAACATAGAGCACATATCTTGTGCGTAGCAACTACGAATTGTGCAACCTTGACCACAGCTGGGAACTCAGTAACCTCACACATGATAATCTGGTGGAAATATAGATTTTTCACTCTTGATTGTTGTTCGATCAGGGACGAATGACAGGCCATGGCTGCAACTGGGCATGGCGCATACCACCATCCTGGTGTTGAAACACATGCATA
It includes:
- the LOC139830266 gene encoding uncharacterized protein is translated as MTESGASASSSPALPATVPASTAPLIPPSLAALLANTATSQMAPSAISSRPQHLGTAAFSGGFFPPPPAPSVTSPSFPPPPPSFAPSPPLVPYTALPTNLSGPPIPQLPGFAAPQDAPVPPHVTAVPDAPAPADGAAVPTAQQLANLITVRLTQDNYLYWRAQILPLLRSRYLDGYVDGSFACPPRTVAAFLADGTRVAVPNPLHRTWVAQDQAIVSALQSSLTESVVGLVLFASSSFDIWSTLEHTFSQQSTARGTALRRQLGDCKKLDSSAHDYFNKVKTLSDTLTSIGQPLRDEEFTEYVLHGLDSDYDNLVEHVNGRDTPIQQRDLYSRLIYTERRIEERRTTPITDHAAAHAAHRGAPSGSRTPAPAPRPPSGPPAGGGGQWQPRAPAQPNTGGRPRPTCQLCGIQGHMASKCHRRFKRDFLGIGNDGRGNEKQAAIADSYSGNYSGYTPSYSVDPTWYFDTGATDHMTSEMAKLNSQEPYRGHDKVRTADGSGTVRGARLEVLDAPVDVHVDRCMAHAPAPRPEAPPSSPLATRPLSPARPPSPPVGGPPPVSPRPGSPSASPPPTGPEPPCASPCASPTPSAQAGLSSPGPPPASPACSAPQPDAGSPASAASSSPSSSDALPPPPVTAALRPHTRSGIHRPKTRTDGTVAWIAACLAQAQSDPTAEPRHYQAAMSIPHWRASMDLEFQALRQNGTWQLVPPRSGVNVIDSKWIFKVKKHADGSIERYKARLVAKGFKQRYGLDYEDTFSPVVKPTTIRLLLSLAVTRG